In Terriglobia bacterium, the following are encoded in one genomic region:
- a CDS encoding ribose-phosphate pyrophosphokinase, producing the protein MADRIHHALKILTGNAHPALAREICQHLGVPLARMNVSRFPDGEVRLQIMENVRGADVFIVQPTCRPVNENLVELLIILDALRRASAYRITAVMPYYGYARQDRKDRPRVPISAKLVADLLTSAGANRVLALDLHAGQIQGYFDIPVDHLYATPVTVNYFRKLRLKNLVVVSPDPGGVERARAFAKRLKVPLAIIDKRREDADVVEMFNVIGEVDGKSCLIVDDMIGTGGTLGQGAKALKAKGASRVLACCTHGVFAGSAIDNIMDSPLEQVVATNSIPLLPEAQACERIKVLSVANLLAEAIKSIYKETSVSRLFI; encoded by the coding sequence ATGGCTGATCGGATTCATCACGCGCTGAAAATCCTGACAGGAAATGCCCACCCGGCCCTGGCACGGGAAATCTGCCAGCACCTGGGGGTCCCGCTGGCGCGGATGAACGTCAGCCGCTTTCCCGACGGTGAAGTGCGGCTCCAGATCATGGAAAACGTTCGCGGGGCGGACGTTTTTATCGTGCAGCCGACCTGCCGGCCCGTGAATGAGAACCTGGTTGAGCTGCTGATCATTCTTGATGCTCTGCGGCGGGCTTCCGCTTACCGGATTACCGCGGTGATGCCGTATTACGGCTACGCCCGTCAGGACCGGAAAGACCGGCCGCGCGTGCCCATCTCAGCCAAGCTGGTGGCCGATCTCTTGACCTCAGCAGGAGCCAACCGGGTGCTGGCGCTCGATTTGCACGCGGGGCAGATTCAGGGTTATTTCGATATTCCGGTCGATCATCTGTATGCGACGCCGGTTACGGTGAATTATTTCCGAAAGCTGCGACTTAAGAACCTGGTGGTGGTGTCGCCCGACCCCGGCGGAGTGGAGCGGGCCAGGGCCTTTGCCAAACGGTTGAAGGTGCCTCTGGCCATCATCGACAAGCGCCGGGAAGATGCGGACGTGGTCGAGATGTTCAACGTGATCGGCGAAGTCGATGGCAAGAGTTGCCTGATCGTCGACGATATGATCGGGACCGGCGGTACGCTCGGCCAGGGAGCAAAGGCTTTGAAGGCCAAGGGCGCCAGCCGTGTTCTTGCCTGCTGCACCCATGGAGTTTTTGCCGGGAGCGCGATCGACAACATCATGGATTCGCCGCTCGAACAGGTTGTGGCTACGAACTCGATTCCCCTGCTCCCGGAAGCCCAGGCGTGCGAACGCATCAAGGTCCTGAGCGTGGCAAATCTGCTGGCGGAAGCCATCAAGTCGATCTATAAGGAAACGTCGGTGAGCAGGTTGTTTATCTAA
- the pth gene encoding aminoacyl-tRNA hydrolase encodes MKLIVGLGNPGCEYHLTPHNLGFMAVDRLAEICRAEFSRREARAKITSARFQGEQVVLAKPQTFMNLSGVSVSGLLRSLDVPLEDLIVLVDDVDLPLGSLRIRPRGSAGGHNGLKSVIGALETDLFTRIRMGVGPDNPAEDLVAYVLSPFRERDQQVVAQMVDRAVEAVRVILKEGVEKAMNLFNRKVQAQAEEQ; translated from the coding sequence GTGAAACTGATTGTGGGTCTGGGTAACCCCGGGTGCGAATACCATTTGACGCCCCACAATCTGGGGTTCATGGCGGTTGACCGCCTGGCGGAAATTTGCCGGGCGGAATTCTCGCGCCGCGAAGCCCGCGCGAAAATTACTTCCGCCCGGTTTCAGGGCGAGCAGGTGGTTCTGGCAAAGCCTCAGACGTTCATGAACCTGAGTGGAGTTTCGGTTTCGGGCCTTTTGCGGAGCTTGGATGTGCCTCTGGAGGATTTAATCGTGCTGGTAGACGATGTCGATCTTCCGCTGGGCTCGCTGCGGATTCGCCCGAGGGGCAGCGCCGGTGGCCACAACGGTTTGAAGTCGGTAATCGGCGCGCTCGAGACAGACCTCTTTACGCGTATACGCATGGGGGTCGGGCCTGATAATCCGGCGGAGGACCTGGTCGCTTACGTCCTCTCTCCTTTCCGTGAAAGGGACCAGCAAGTTGTGGCGCAGATGGTCGATCGGGCCGTCGAGGCGGTCCGGGTGATCCTGAAGGAAGGCGTAGAAAAAGCAATGAACCTTTTCAATCGAAAGGTCCAGGCACAGGCAGAGGAGCAGTGA
- the rpsF gene encoding 30S ribosomal protein S6, which produces MAKYEMMFIARTDVPEPEIDKLTAQMDAVVSGAGGKTEKIDKMGRRRLAYRVKKQREGFYILFIFEGNGDTVREFERRLKVTDAVIKYQTVRVDERVKPEAEKKASLERPAAPPPAAPEAPSGTETASQS; this is translated from the coding sequence ATGGCGAAATACGAAATGATGTTTATTGCTCGGACCGACGTGCCCGAGCCGGAAATTGATAAACTGACCGCCCAGATGGACGCGGTGGTTTCGGGCGCGGGCGGAAAAACTGAAAAGATCGACAAGATGGGCCGGCGACGGCTTGCTTACCGCGTGAAGAAGCAACGTGAGGGTTTTTACATCCTCTTCATCTTTGAAGGGAACGGCGACACGGTGCGTGAATTCGAGCGGAGGCTGAAGGTCACCGACGCGGTGATCAAGTATCAGACTGTCCGGGTTGATGAGCGCGTGAAGCCGGAAGCGGAAAAGAAAGCTTCGTTAGAGCGCCCGGCAGCGCCGCCACCCGCCGCGCCTGAAGCACCGTCCGGAACGGAAACGGCATCTCAGAGTTAA
- the dnaB gene encoding replicative DNA helicase, with product MPSATVTERAFPHNLEAERALLGSILLDNGVLNQVLETIDLNDFFSDGHRTIFEKMMLLSEKNRTIDLVTLSEDLSREGLLEKVGGAGYLAALTDGIPIGVSASIEEYSRIIKEKSLVRRLINASNNVITRCFEGVDDPETLIDLAQGQIFEIAEKRTQSGFLDIRQIVKTSFGDLEKLLDRGHRITGIETGFIELDNMTSGFQPGELIVLAARPSLGKTALCLNIAAHACINCGKKVGVFSLEMSKESLALRLLCSEARIDSHKLRSGFTTRDDWPKMSEALRRLAEAPLYIEDTPALSIMQIRAKARRLKAEKGLDLLIIDYLQLATGHGRYENRTQEVSYISRGLKSIAKELNVPVLALSQLSRAPEQRPGQKPMLSDLRESGSIEQDADVVIFIFRERRSSEDGEDIAGEETKLIIGKQRNGPTGEIPIVFMKSYVRFENMATGREAEPY from the coding sequence ATGCCAAGCGCTACCGTCACCGAGAGGGCCTTTCCCCACAACCTTGAAGCGGAACGCGCGCTGCTGGGTTCCATCCTGCTGGACAATGGTGTGCTGAACCAGGTCCTGGAAACCATCGACCTGAACGATTTCTTTTCAGACGGGCATCGCACGATCTTCGAAAAGATGATGCTGCTTTCCGAGAAGAACCGGACCATTGATCTGGTGACGCTTTCTGAGGACCTTTCGCGCGAAGGGCTGCTGGAAAAAGTAGGCGGGGCGGGGTACCTGGCGGCGCTGACAGACGGGATTCCCATTGGCGTTTCCGCCAGCATTGAAGAGTATTCGCGCATTATCAAAGAGAAATCGCTGGTCCGGCGGCTTATCAACGCCTCGAACAACGTCATCACACGGTGCTTTGAGGGAGTTGATGATCCCGAAACTCTGATCGACCTGGCCCAGGGGCAGATTTTTGAGATAGCCGAGAAGAGGACACAGTCAGGCTTTCTCGATATTCGCCAGATTGTTAAGACCAGTTTTGGGGACCTCGAGAAGCTGCTCGACCGTGGCCATCGGATCACCGGGATTGAGACCGGGTTCATCGAGCTGGACAACATGACCTCCGGGTTCCAGCCGGGTGAGTTGATCGTTCTTGCCGCACGCCCTTCGCTGGGGAAGACTGCCCTGTGCCTGAATATCGCGGCGCATGCCTGCATCAACTGTGGGAAGAAAGTTGGGGTCTTTTCGCTCGAAATGAGTAAAGAGTCGCTTGCTCTCCGGCTTCTTTGCTCGGAGGCGCGTATTGACAGCCATAAGCTCCGGTCCGGTTTCACGACGCGGGACGACTGGCCCAAGATGTCCGAGGCGCTTCGCCGCCTGGCGGAAGCGCCCCTCTACATTGAAGACACGCCGGCCCTGAGCATCATGCAGATTCGCGCCAAGGCACGCAGGCTGAAGGCCGAAAAAGGCCTCGACCTGCTGATTATCGATTACCTTCAGCTTGCCACCGGGCATGGACGATACGAAAACCGCACGCAGGAAGTCAGCTACATTTCGCGCGGACTCAAGAGCATCGCAAAGGAACTGAATGTGCCCGTGCTGGCCCTTTCCCAGTTGAGCCGCGCTCCCGAGCAGCGTCCGGGGCAGAAGCCGATGCTCTCCGACCTGCGCGAGTCGGGCTCGATTGAACAGGACGCCGATGTCGTCATCTTCATCTTTCGCGAGCGCCGGTCAAGCGAAGACGGTGAGGATATCGCCGGAGAAGAAACCAAGCTCATCATCGGAAAACAACGCAACGGGCCTACCGGGGAGATTCCCATTGTGTTCATGAAGTCGTATGTCCGTTTTGAAAATATGGCAACCGGCCGCGAAGCCGAACCCTATTAG
- a CDS encoding dienelactone hydrolase family protein: protein MKARIPILNVVLVLVCASILSAQDWARAKVDKSPRHREWVTVKHDSRSVDTFVVYPEASDKRPVVLIIHEIFGMTDWVQDLADQVAEAGYIAVAPDLLSGMGPNGGGSSAFPQGEAVKAVSHLNPDQITADLNAVADYALKIPSANGKLYVAGFCWGGGQSFRFATNRPNLSAAFVFYGPPPPADAMARINAPVYGFYAGNDERIGATIPTARENMKTAGKAYEPVTYEGAGHGFMRGGEAPDANAANQKARDEAWARWKSLLARGH, encoded by the coding sequence ATGAAAGCCAGAATTCCAATTCTCAATGTGGTCCTCGTGCTCGTTTGCGCATCTATCCTTTCAGCGCAGGATTGGGCGCGGGCGAAAGTGGATAAATCTCCCCGGCACCGCGAGTGGGTGACCGTGAAGCACGACAGTCGCAGCGTGGACACCTTCGTTGTCTACCCTGAGGCCAGCGACAAGCGGCCTGTGGTTCTGATTATTCACGAAATCTTCGGAATGACGGATTGGGTGCAGGACCTCGCCGATCAGGTCGCCGAAGCCGGTTACATCGCCGTTGCTCCCGACCTGCTGTCCGGTATGGGGCCGAACGGCGGCGGAAGTTCCGCGTTTCCCCAGGGCGAAGCCGTTAAGGCGGTCAGCCACCTGAATCCTGATCAGATCACGGCTGACCTGAATGCCGTCGCCGATTACGCGCTAAAGATCCCTTCGGCGAACGGCAAGCTCTACGTGGCCGGGTTCTGCTGGGGCGGCGGGCAAAGTTTCCGCTTTGCCACCAACCGTCCCAACCTCTCTGCCGCCTTCGTTTTCTACGGACCGCCGCCGCCCGCCGACGCCATGGCTCGAATCAACGCTCCGGTGTATGGATTCTATGCCGGCAATGACGAACGCATCGGAGCCACCATTCCGACCGCGCGTGAAAACATGAAGACCGCCGGTAAAGCCTACGAACCCGTCACCTACGAGGGGGCCGGGCATGGCTTTATGCGCGGGGGCGAAGCGCCGGACGCGAACGCGGCCAACCAGAAAGCTCGCGACGAGGCGTGGGCGCGCTGGAAGAGCCTCCTCGCGCGCGGGCATTAA
- a CDS encoding tetratricopeptide repeat protein, which produces MTTRRMRYGVAGISLLLLVSVPLAGAQVQSKGQDSTAPATATQDHAAAYYHYMLAQRYKDLAGIYNRSDYVDRAITEYQKAIAADPGSLFLRVQLAELYWRVSRLEDAVNEVQAVLKDNPDDLQAHRLLARIYVSSMGDSNSGSATPGMLQKAIAEFEAVHRLDPDDADSALMLGRLYKADNQPQKAEALFEKILSDNPESRNVLVNLTQLYFDQGDYDKIISLLENVPDSRMDPALLYLLGSSYAQTRNLTKAEEVFKKALDSEPDSEDIRRAYAEALMAQGKMEEARAQLQEMVKSDPQSPTSYVRLAQLDRQMGNFDDARKELEQARGLAPDNPEIPYQEAILEDTLGNEAKAVSLLQDVLKKTEKADGKYNPAEANNRAIYLQLLGTVYQHQEDFDKAIETFQRIVALGGDQSPRGESLIVGTLHDLMHQNRKALQEADAALKKYPDNRELRMQRASLLGQEGHRDEAVAQLQSMLTGNADDRDIYLSIAQIYSQAKLYTKAEEVVQKALALSHNPDDQEYARFLLGSIYERQKKFDLAEDQFRKVLDVDPLNDAAANYLGYMLADRGVRLDESVKYIKDALKIEPNNGAYLDSLGWAYHKMNRNDMAQGPLEKAVKLIPDDPTIREHLGYVYLALGEKAKALQEWEHALRFEHKGVSGDFDPQQAAKLRKQVNNLKRQIGQPASPVGQN; this is translated from the coding sequence ATGACGACAAGAAGAATGAGATATGGCGTAGCGGGCATCAGCCTGCTCCTGCTTGTGTCTGTACCTCTGGCGGGAGCGCAGGTGCAGAGTAAGGGCCAGGACTCCACGGCCCCGGCAACGGCAACGCAGGACCACGCTGCAGCTTATTACCATTACATGCTGGCGCAGCGATACAAGGACCTGGCCGGCATTTACAATCGCAGCGACTACGTTGACCGCGCCATCACCGAATATCAGAAGGCCATTGCTGCCGATCCTGGCTCGCTTTTCCTTCGGGTGCAGCTTGCCGAACTCTATTGGCGGGTCAGCCGCCTTGAGGACGCCGTTAACGAAGTTCAGGCCGTGCTCAAAGATAATCCGGACGATCTCCAGGCCCACCGCCTGCTCGCCCGCATCTATGTCAGTTCCATGGGCGATTCCAATTCGGGTTCGGCGACGCCAGGGATGCTGCAAAAGGCCATCGCCGAATTTGAAGCCGTGCACCGGCTCGACCCGGACGACGCCGACTCCGCCCTGATGCTGGGCAGGCTATACAAGGCTGACAATCAGCCCCAGAAAGCCGAAGCCCTGTTTGAGAAGATTCTTTCTGACAATCCCGAATCGCGCAATGTTCTGGTCAATCTGACGCAGCTCTACTTTGATCAGGGCGATTATGACAAGATCATTTCTCTGCTTGAGAACGTTCCTGACAGCCGTATGGACCCGGCGCTGCTCTATCTCCTGGGGAGTTCCTACGCTCAGACCCGTAATTTAACGAAAGCCGAGGAAGTATTCAAGAAAGCCTTGGACAGCGAACCTGACAGCGAAGACATTCGGCGCGCTTACGCGGAAGCGCTGATGGCCCAGGGGAAGATGGAGGAGGCGCGGGCGCAGCTTCAGGAAATGGTCAAGTCTGACCCGCAGTCTCCGACGTCGTACGTCCGGCTGGCCCAGCTCGACCGCCAAATGGGCAATTTTGACGATGCCCGGAAAGAGCTGGAACAGGCGCGAGGGCTGGCGCCCGACAATCCTGAAATTCCTTATCAGGAGGCCATCCTGGAAGACACCCTGGGCAATGAAGCCAAGGCGGTCAGTTTACTGCAGGACGTGCTGAAGAAGACCGAAAAAGCGGACGGAAAGTACAACCCGGCCGAAGCCAACAATCGCGCCATTTATCTACAGCTCCTGGGAACGGTGTACCAGCATCAGGAGGACTTCGACAAGGCCATCGAGACCTTCCAACGCATTGTGGCGTTGGGTGGGGACCAGTCGCCGCGCGGAGAATCTCTGATTGTCGGGACCCTCCACGATCTGATGCACCAGAACCGCAAGGCCCTTCAAGAAGCGGATGCAGCGCTGAAGAAATACCCGGACAACCGCGAACTGCGGATGCAGCGCGCTTCGCTGCTGGGACAGGAAGGGCATCGGGATGAAGCCGTGGCCCAGCTCCAAAGCATGCTGACGGGCAATGCCGATGATCGCGACATCTACTTGTCGATTGCGCAGATCTACTCGCAGGCCAAGCTCTATACCAAGGCCGAGGAGGTCGTCCAGAAGGCCCTGGCGCTCAGCCACAATCCCGATGACCAGGAATACGCCCGGTTCCTGCTGGGCTCCATTTACGAACGGCAAAAAAAGTTTGATCTGGCGGAAGATCAGTTCAGAAAGGTCCTTGATGTCGATCCGTTAAATGATGCCGCTGCAAACTACCTGGGCTACATGCTGGCGGACCGCGGCGTGCGCCTGGATGAGTCCGTGAAGTACATCAAGGACGCGCTCAAAATCGAGCCCAACAACGGCGCCTACCTCGACAGCCTGGGCTGGGCGTATCATAAGATGAACCGCAATGACATGGCGCAGGGCCCGCTGGAAAAAGCCGTCAAACTGATTCCTGATGACCCCACCATCCGCGAGCACCTGGGCTACGTCTATCTGGCGCTGGGCGAAAAGGCGAAGGCGCTCCAGGAATGGGAGCATGCCCTGAGATTCGAGCATAAGGGGGTGTCGGGTGACTTTGACCCCCAGCAGGCCGCCAAGCTCCGTAAGCAGGTCAACAACTTGAAGCGCCAGATCGGCCAGCCGGCCAGCCCAGTGGGACAGAATTAG
- a CDS encoding DinB family protein, with protein MTRADASPAEFHQVLLETYAVNDRMNQLIVEHLDPRAWRAKPPGRKTRTIAAIFAHVHNVRRKWLRLSAPHLKLPAQMDRSRCTPRQARTALAESALRCGEMLAEVLGHPEGRVKQFRRDGWARPWHPGAAMFTYMVVHDAHHRGEACMLAHQVGFPLPANINYGIWTWEKLWKECGFTRPR; from the coding sequence ATGACTCGCGCTGATGCTTCGCCTGCTGAATTTCACCAGGTCCTGCTTGAAACCTACGCCGTGAACGACCGTATGAACCAGTTGATCGTCGAGCATTTGGACCCACGTGCCTGGCGGGCCAAGCCTCCCGGCCGCAAAACCCGCACCATCGCCGCGATATTCGCTCATGTGCACAACGTCCGCCGCAAATGGCTGAGGCTCTCCGCACCGCATCTCAAATTACCAGCTCAGATGGACCGGTCCCGCTGCACTCCGCGCCAGGCTCGCACTGCACTTGCGGAAAGCGCCCTGCGATGCGGGGAGATGCTTGCGGAGGTTCTGGGCCACCCGGAGGGCCGCGTCAAACAATTCCGTCGCGACGGTTGGGCAAGGCCATGGCACCCGGGCGCCGCCATGTTCACCTACATGGTTGTGCATGACGCTCACCATCGCGGAGAGGCGTGCATGTTGGCGCATCAGGTAGGATTCCCGCTTCCCGCCAACATCAACTACGGAATCTGGACCTGGGAAAAACTATGGAAGGAGTGTGGGTTTACTCGTCCGCGTTGA
- the rpsR gene encoding 30S ribosomal protein S18, with product MAYDRSKSAEGGPGRRPAGGPGGRRQYFRRRKVCKFCVEKIGFIDYKDVRLIGSFVADRGKILPRRLTGTCSPHQRALTRAIKQARNIALLPFASEV from the coding sequence ATGGCTTATGATCGATCAAAATCGGCAGAAGGCGGTCCCGGAAGGCGCCCGGCAGGTGGACCAGGCGGGCGGAGGCAATACTTCCGCCGGCGCAAGGTCTGCAAGTTCTGCGTGGAGAAGATCGGATTTATCGACTACAAGGACGTAAGGCTGATCGGGTCGTTTGTCGCGGATCGGGGCAAGATCCTTCCCCGGCGGCTGACGGGGACCTGCTCGCCGCATCAGCGCGCGCTGACCCGGGCCATCAAGCAGGCCCGCAATATTGCGCTGCTTCCTTTCGCGTCGGAGGTCTAG
- the ispE gene encoding 4-(cytidine 5'-diphospho)-2-C-methyl-D-erythritol kinase: MIKTVQARAFAKVNLGLKVFAKRPDGFHEIRTIYQTVALADRVEALISSRQKGIRFECDCADVSSGRDNLVYRTAELWQRARGFEGGIRLKLEKQIPVGAGLGGGSSDAAVTLLALERLTGNRLCLAARLELAAKLGSDVPLFLLGGRVLGCGRGEEVYPLTDLPARHCLIAFPGFSVSTAEAYRGLDMRLTEGEEDRRISSLGKRPPFPLEAWGPAENDFEGFVFARWPELARVKRQLIRAGAETASLTGSGSALYAVYESAQQLREAATRIPAGWKVFQVRTLSRAAYLKRLYV, encoded by the coding sequence TTGATCAAAACCGTCCAAGCCCGCGCTTTTGCCAAGGTTAACCTCGGACTCAAGGTCTTCGCCAAACGCCCGGACGGCTTCCACGAAATTCGCACCATCTATCAAACAGTAGCACTCGCTGACCGCGTGGAGGCCCTCATTTCCTCGCGCCAGAAAGGCATCCGGTTCGAGTGCGATTGTGCAGATGTCAGCTCGGGACGGGACAACCTGGTCTACCGGACCGCCGAGCTCTGGCAGCGCGCGCGCGGTTTTGAAGGCGGGATTCGACTCAAGCTCGAAAAGCAAATTCCAGTGGGTGCGGGATTGGGCGGTGGCAGCAGCGATGCGGCAGTTACGCTACTGGCTCTGGAACGCCTGACGGGCAACCGGCTTTGCCTTGCAGCCCGGCTGGAGCTGGCTGCGAAGCTCGGCTCAGACGTTCCGCTGTTCCTTCTGGGTGGCCGCGTGCTCGGCTGCGGGCGTGGCGAAGAGGTTTATCCGCTCACTGACCTTCCGGCGCGTCATTGCCTGATCGCCTTCCCCGGATTCTCTGTTTCGACCGCGGAAGCTTATCGAGGGCTGGATATGCGGTTGACGGAGGGAGAAGAAGATCGTAGAATTAGCTCTTTGGGCAAGCGGCCACCTTTTCCCCTGGAAGCCTGGGGGCCGGCCGAAAACGATTTTGAAGGGTTCGTTTTCGCGAGGTGGCCTGAGCTGGCAAGAGTAAAACGCCAGCTTATCCGGGCCGGGGCCGAAACAGCCTCCCTGACGGGTAGCGGTTCAGCGCTATACGCCGTCTATGAATCTGCCCAACAACTGAGGGAAGCGGCAACTCGGATACCCGCTGGATGGAAGGTGTTTCAGGTTCGGACACTTTCTCGCGCGGCCTATCTCAAGCGGCTTTACGTTTGA
- a CDS encoding 50S ribosomal protein L25 gives MAEILNVEAQARESFGKNAARRLRHSGRVPAVVYGGGGPSVSLTVDPKAIVRILHSEAGHNAIFTLQIPDKAPARVMLREWQWEPIKGGLMHVDMVRIARDEKLKVRVPIRITGEPQGVKLQGGVLEFILREVEVECLPDDIPEHITVDVSDLVIGRQLRVSDLPVAASVKVVAEPGRVVAHVVAPKAEVEPAAETAEAAPVPSEPELIRKRKPEEEEGAEEAKEAKAEGKKEKK, from the coding sequence ATGGCTGAAATATTAAACGTTGAGGCCCAGGCACGCGAAAGTTTCGGCAAGAATGCCGCCAGGCGGCTGCGGCATTCCGGCCGCGTTCCCGCGGTGGTCTACGGCGGCGGAGGACCTTCGGTTTCTCTCACCGTCGATCCGAAGGCGATCGTCCGCATTCTACATTCCGAGGCCGGGCACAACGCCATCTTCACTTTGCAAATCCCGGACAAAGCCCCGGCGCGAGTCATGCTGCGTGAGTGGCAGTGGGAGCCCATCAAGGGTGGCCTGATGCACGTCGATATGGTCCGGATCGCCCGCGATGAAAAATTGAAGGTGCGGGTGCCCATCCGGATAACCGGAGAGCCCCAGGGCGTCAAACTCCAGGGCGGCGTACTGGAGTTCATCCTGCGCGAAGTAGAGGTGGAGTGCCTTCCCGACGACATCCCGGAGCACATCACCGTGGATGTGTCTGACCTGGTGATCGGGCGCCAGCTTCGCGTTTCTGACCTGCCTGTGGCAGCCAGCGTGAAAGTGGTAGCGGAACCGGGCCGCGTTGTGGCCCATGTCGTGGCCCCGAAGGCGGAGGTTGAGCCGGCAGCGGAAACGGCTGAAGCTGCGCCAGTGCCTTCCGAACCCGAATTGATCCGCAAGCGCAAGCCGGAAGAAGAGGAAGGCGCCGAAGAAGCGAAGGAAGCGAAGGCAGAAGGCAAGAAAGAAAAGAAATAA
- the rplI gene encoding 50S ribosomal protein L9: MEVILLENVETLGSRGQIVKVANGYGRNYLLPRKMAIAATAQNRKWVEQQRVRFLKLEASERGEAEDLGKLMEGVTVVATRRSGEKGQLFGSVTALDIEEGLAAQGYSISRRKIHLGSPLKSLGEVDVPVRLHRDVTVTVKVRVESDGEPEVAPESVAAEAAAAAGPPSELEAAPEAKAQTESENDETAPQS, from the coding sequence ATGGAAGTCATTCTTCTTGAAAATGTTGAAACGCTTGGATCGCGTGGGCAGATCGTCAAAGTGGCAAACGGCTACGGGCGGAATTATCTGCTGCCCAGAAAGATGGCGATCGCCGCGACGGCCCAGAACCGAAAGTGGGTTGAGCAGCAGCGGGTGCGCTTCCTGAAGCTGGAAGCCAGCGAGCGGGGAGAAGCCGAAGATCTCGGCAAGCTGATGGAAGGCGTCACAGTAGTGGCTACCCGCCGCTCCGGTGAAAAGGGACAGCTTTTCGGTTCTGTCACCGCCTTGGATATCGAGGAAGGTCTTGCAGCTCAGGGCTACTCGATCAGCCGCCGTAAGATTCATCTGGGCAGCCCTCTGAAGTCCCTCGGTGAGGTTGACGTTCCGGTCAGGCTGCACCGCGATGTTACGGTCACGGTGAAGGTGCGCGTCGAAAGCGATGGCGAACCTGAAGTCGCGCCGGAAAGCGTCGCCGCTGAAGCGGCCGCCGCGGCTGGGCCCCCAAGCGAGCTGGAAGCCGCCCCCGAGGCTAAGGCGCAAACTGAAAGCGAGAACGACGAGACCGCTCCGCAATCTTAG